The proteins below come from a single Asanoa ferruginea genomic window:
- a CDS encoding DUF4350 domain-containing protein: MTTTATGNRRAALRQGWRAGKRTIIPFGVVVLLLVGSLVTHAVDTPDTDDADFLSPTSSAPIGSARLADALRQRGITVTRQTDPHAALADVGAGGTLFVPAAEFLDPLTTSQLASLPRSTRVVLVDPPARTLETLRAPVQRGQRRWATAVESAGDCAIAGVDTAGRAAARRQSYQVAGPHDRCYGGGVVHLGHPNDLVVVGAADPFRNDRLDEHDNSAFAAGLLSARPKLVWLDLHERYEPPAAPRPTYTLDPEQDESYLPPPDETSPPVEEPGDGGQPGPGRADGPGDRENPLGQAFPPWLWAMLATLGAALLLLILWAGRRLGPAVSEPLPVEVRSGETVLGRGRLYRRAKARGPVAEVLRRAALRRIEPALGLEPTRTPAEVVDAVAVRTGRRPYDIDGLLFGPEPAHDDELLDLARGLDTLADEITAGAPRADTPPGTTGPDQGEPR; the protein is encoded by the coding sequence GTGACGACGACCGCGACCGGCAACCGGCGGGCCGCGCTGCGCCAGGGCTGGCGCGCCGGCAAGCGCACGATCATCCCGTTCGGTGTGGTCGTCCTGCTGCTGGTCGGCTCGCTGGTCACCCACGCCGTCGACACCCCCGACACCGACGACGCCGACTTCCTCTCCCCGACCAGCAGCGCGCCGATCGGCTCGGCCCGACTCGCCGACGCGCTGCGCCAACGGGGAATCACCGTGACCCGGCAGACCGACCCGCACGCCGCGCTCGCCGACGTGGGTGCCGGCGGCACGCTGTTCGTCCCGGCGGCCGAGTTCCTCGACCCGCTGACCACCAGCCAGCTCGCGTCGTTACCGCGCAGCACCCGGGTCGTGCTGGTCGACCCGCCGGCCCGCACGCTGGAGACCCTCCGGGCGCCGGTGCAGCGCGGCCAGCGGCGCTGGGCGACCGCGGTCGAATCGGCCGGCGACTGCGCCATCGCCGGCGTCGACACCGCCGGCCGGGCAGCGGCCCGGCGGCAGAGCTACCAGGTCGCCGGTCCGCACGACCGTTGCTACGGCGGTGGCGTGGTGCACCTCGGCCACCCCAACGACCTCGTCGTGGTCGGTGCCGCCGACCCGTTCCGCAACGACCGCCTCGACGAGCACGACAACAGCGCGTTCGCCGCCGGCCTGCTGTCGGCCCGGCCCAAGCTGGTCTGGCTCGACCTGCACGAGCGTTACGAGCCGCCGGCGGCGCCCCGGCCGACCTACACGCTCGACCCCGAGCAGGACGAGAGCTACCTTCCGCCGCCCGACGAGACGAGCCCGCCCGTCGAGGAACCCGGTGACGGCGGCCAGCCGGGCCCCGGTCGGGCCGACGGGCCCGGCGACCGGGAAAACCCGCTGGGTCAGGCGTTCCCGCCCTGGCTCTGGGCGATGCTCGCCACCCTCGGCGCCGCCCTGCTGCTGCTGATCCTGTGGGCCGGGCGGCGACTCGGTCCAGCGGTCAGCGAGCCACTGCCGGTCGAGGTGCGCTCCGGCGAGACCGTGCTCGGCCGTGGCCGGCTCTACCGGCGGGCCAAGGCGCGCGGCCCGGTCGCCGAGGTGCTGCGCCGGGCGGCCCTGCGGCGGATCGAGCCGGCGCTCGGCCTCGAACCCACGCGTACCCCGGCCGAGGTGGTCGACGCCGTCGCGGTGCGCACCGGGCGCCGCCCGTACGACATCGATGGTCTGCTCTTCGGTCCTGAGCCGGCGCACGACGACGAGCTGCTCGACCTCGCCCGCGGCCTCGACACCCTGGCCGACGAGATCACCGCGGGCGCACCCCGCGCCGACACCCCGCCCGGCACCACCGGGCCCGACCAAGGAGAACCACGGTGA
- a CDS encoding AAA family ATPase yields the protein MTLAAEPTAETDPRVALHRLRAEVAKAVVGQDATVTGLLIGLLCRGHVLLEGVPGVAKTLLVRAFAAALDLDMKRLQFTPDLMPGDVTGSLVYDPHGAAFTFRQGPVFTNLLLADEINRTPPKTQSALLEVMEERQVSVEGLPRPLPEPFLVIATQNPIEYEGTYPLPEAQLDRFLLKLAVPLPSRDEELGVLRAHHQGFNPRDLAGAGIRPVATAADLAAGREAVGRIGVVDMVMGYVVDVCRATRISPSLELGASPRGATALLGASKAWAWMSGREYVTPDDVKAVARATLRHRVRLRPEAELEGVTVDQILDAVLGTVPTPR from the coding sequence GTGACCCTCGCCGCCGAACCCACCGCCGAGACCGATCCCCGGGTGGCCCTGCACCGGCTGCGGGCCGAGGTCGCCAAGGCGGTGGTCGGCCAGGACGCGACCGTCACCGGGTTGCTGATCGGTCTGCTCTGCCGCGGCCACGTGCTGCTCGAAGGCGTGCCCGGGGTGGCCAAGACGCTGCTGGTGCGGGCCTTCGCCGCGGCGCTCGACCTCGACATGAAACGCCTCCAGTTCACCCCCGACCTGATGCCCGGCGACGTGACCGGCTCGCTGGTCTACGACCCGCACGGCGCGGCCTTCACGTTCCGCCAGGGCCCGGTCTTCACCAACCTGCTGCTCGCCGACGAGATCAACCGGACGCCGCCGAAGACCCAGTCGGCGCTGCTCGAGGTGATGGAGGAGCGCCAGGTGTCGGTCGAGGGGCTGCCGCGCCCATTGCCCGAGCCGTTCCTGGTGATCGCGACCCAGAACCCCATCGAATACGAGGGCACCTACCCGCTGCCCGAGGCCCAACTCGACCGTTTCCTGCTCAAGCTCGCCGTCCCGCTGCCCTCCCGCGACGAGGAACTCGGCGTGCTGCGCGCACACCACCAGGGCTTCAACCCGCGCGACCTGGCCGGCGCCGGGATCCGGCCGGTGGCCACCGCGGCCGACCTGGCCGCCGGGCGCGAGGCGGTCGGCCGGATCGGCGTGGTCGACATGGTGATGGGCTACGTCGTCGACGTCTGCCGCGCGACCCGCATCTCGCCGTCGCTGGAGCTGGGCGCCTCCCCCCGCGGCGCCACCGCCCTGCTCGGCGCGTCGAAGGCCTGGGCGTGGATGTCGGGCCGCGAATACGTGACACCCGACGACGTCAAGGCCGTGGCCCGGGCGACCCTGCGCCACCGGGTGCGGCTGCGCCCGGAGGCCGAGCTCGAGGGCGTGACCGTCGACCAGATCCTCGACGCGGTGCTCGGCACCGTCCCGACCCCGCGCTGA
- a CDS encoding DUF58 domain-containing protein yields the protein MVTWRAALLLGIAALTLPLFPSPWWAAAALGLAVLVASIVDFALAAPLRDLALSRRGDSSVRLGQTATVRLRVHNGGRRTLHGEIRDAWVPSAGAVTPSGRVIVPPGTTVTLEATLTPTRRGDRPALRVTVRSHGPLGLAFRQRSGRPATPPWRVRVLPRFASRQLLPEKTARLRVLDGTIVTRGRGQGTEFDALREYVIGDDVRSIDWRASARRSDVMVRTWRPERDRRVVCVLDTGRTSAVRIGDEPRLDAAMDAALLLATLAARAGDQVDLLAVDTAVRASVSGAGRQVLLARLVNALAPLQPALVETDFELVVGEVLRRERKRALIVLFTALEPGALGEGLLPVLPRLVARHKVVVAATHDPVLRDLTTRKPQTAADVYAAAAGHRALAERDRVASALRRGGVEVVDAPATEFAGAVADAYLTLKALARL from the coding sequence GTGGTCACCTGGCGGGCCGCCCTGCTGCTCGGCATCGCGGCGCTCACCCTGCCCCTGTTTCCGTCTCCCTGGTGGGCCGCGGCGGCGCTCGGGCTCGCCGTACTCGTGGCGTCCATTGTGGATTTCGCTCTGGCCGCACCGCTGCGCGACCTGGCGCTGTCCCGGCGCGGCGACTCCTCGGTCCGGCTCGGCCAGACGGCGACGGTGCGGCTGCGGGTCCACAATGGTGGCCGGCGCACGCTGCACGGCGAGATCCGCGACGCGTGGGTGCCCTCGGCGGGCGCGGTCACACCGTCGGGCCGGGTCATCGTCCCGCCGGGCACGACCGTCACGCTGGAGGCGACCCTCACCCCGACCCGGCGGGGCGACCGCCCGGCCCTACGCGTGACGGTGCGCTCGCACGGCCCGCTGGGCCTGGCGTTCCGGCAGCGGTCCGGCCGCCCCGCGACGCCGCCGTGGCGGGTCCGGGTGCTGCCCCGCTTCGCGTCCCGCCAGTTGCTGCCCGAAAAGACGGCGCGGCTGCGGGTCCTCGACGGCACGATCGTCACCCGCGGCCGCGGCCAGGGCACGGAGTTCGACGCCCTGCGCGAGTACGTGATCGGCGACGACGTCCGCTCGATCGACTGGCGGGCCAGCGCCCGCCGCTCCGACGTCATGGTGCGCACCTGGCGGCCGGAACGCGACCGCCGGGTGGTCTGCGTGCTCGACACCGGCCGCACCTCGGCGGTCCGGATCGGCGACGAGCCCCGCCTGGACGCCGCGATGGACGCCGCCCTGTTGCTGGCCACATTGGCGGCACGGGCCGGCGACCAGGTCGACCTGCTGGCCGTCGACACCGCCGTCCGCGCCTCGGTCTCCGGCGCCGGCCGCCAGGTGCTGCTGGCCCGGCTGGTCAACGCGCTCGCGCCGCTGCAACCGGCCCTGGTCGAAACCGACTTCGAGCTCGTCGTCGGCGAGGTGCTCCGCCGCGAACGCAAGCGGGCGCTGATCGTGCTGTTCACCGCGCTGGAGCCGGGCGCGCTGGGCGAGGGCCTGCTGCCGGTGCTCCCCCGGCTGGTCGCCCGCCACAAGGTCGTGGTCGCGGCGACCCACGACCCCGTCCTGCGCGACCTGACCACCCGCAAGCCGCAGACCGCCGCCGACGTCTACGCGGCCGCGGCCGGCCACCGCGCCCTGGCCGAACGCGACCGGGTCGCCTCGGCCCTGCGCCGCGGCGGCGTCGAGGTGGTCGACGCGCCGGCAACCGAGTTCGCCGGCGCGGTGGCCGATGCCTACCTCACGCTGAAGGCGCTGGCCCGCCTCTAG
- a CDS encoding RDD family protein: protein MSAQPLPSDRVVTGEAVELEVRAARAGSRVTALLLDLIVIVVIALVVFAIASIIVSTVSVHFDDATWQGITVVMTVLLLVGYPVSCETLFRGRTLGKAALGLRVVRDDGGPVRLRHALTRSLVGVATEWPGVLLPPVTWIAALATMLGNPRGKRLGDLVAGTMVIHERTPASWGWVPGMPPRLAGWAVTLDLTGVSDDLALAVRHFLARGRDLREPARSNLGRALAAELAAVTTPPAPPDVPGWAYLAAVVAERHRRARVRLARARAVSAAIWPELVAKPAAEPTRIEPASAPVLVRPGAPYSEEVTPPLAWPITGTRGGPAPSA, encoded by the coding sequence GTGAGCGCGCAACCTCTCCCCTCCGACCGGGTCGTCACCGGCGAAGCCGTCGAGCTTGAGGTGCGCGCGGCCCGGGCCGGTTCGCGGGTCACCGCGCTGCTGCTCGACCTGATCGTGATCGTCGTCATCGCGCTGGTCGTGTTCGCGATCGCCTCGATCATCGTCAGCACCGTCTCGGTGCACTTCGACGACGCCACCTGGCAGGGCATCACGGTAGTCATGACCGTGTTGTTGCTGGTCGGCTACCCGGTGAGCTGCGAGACCCTCTTCCGCGGCCGCACGCTCGGCAAGGCGGCGCTCGGCCTGCGGGTGGTCCGCGACGACGGCGGCCCGGTGCGGCTGCGGCACGCGTTGACCCGCAGTCTGGTCGGCGTGGCCACCGAATGGCCCGGCGTGCTGTTGCCGCCGGTCACCTGGATCGCCGCGCTGGCCACGATGTTGGGCAACCCGCGCGGCAAGCGCCTCGGCGACCTGGTCGCCGGCACCATGGTGATCCATGAGCGGACGCCGGCGAGCTGGGGCTGGGTGCCCGGCATGCCGCCGCGGCTCGCGGGATGGGCGGTGACCCTTGACCTGACCGGCGTTTCCGATGATCTGGCGCTCGCGGTGCGGCACTTCCTGGCCCGCGGGCGCGATCTGCGCGAGCCGGCTCGCAGCAACCTCGGCCGGGCGCTGGCCGCCGAGCTCGCGGCCGTCACCACCCCGCCGGCGCCGCCCGACGTGCCGGGCTGGGCCTACCTGGCCGCGGTGGTCGCCGAGCGGCACCGGCGCGCCCGGGTCCGCCTCGCGCGGGCCCGCGCGGTGTCGGCGGCGATCTGGCCGGAGTTGGTCGCCAAGCCGGCCGCCGAGCCCACCCGGATCGAGCCCGCGTCGGCACCGGTGCTGGTGCGGCCCGGCGCGCCCTACTCCGAGGAGGTGACGCCGCCGCTCGCGTGGCCGATCACCGGGACTAGAGGCGGGCCAGCGCCTTCAGCGTGA
- a CDS encoding stage II sporulation protein M, translating into MDLDAYVAEHDAEWRRLEHLSSKRRLAASEVDELVTLYQRSATHLSVVRSRTPDPALIARLSRLVLASRAAISPGRRMGLADIGRFFTTGFPLAAYRAWPWWCAVSTVFTVLSFFLMFYTAEHPEVARTLIGDAAAQRLVDTEFAAYYSEYSPHTFAFSLWTHNAWLSVQCLASGVLIVPVLWLLWNNALNVGLSGGVMIQYGEAEQFFSLITPHGLLELMGVYVAAGVGLRIAGAWIRPPRHLTRTRSVAAAGREGLLVAVGLVFLFAVSGVIEAFVTPSPLPPALKIVIGAVAWLGFLAYVVVFGSAAHQAAKARAAAEAEAARAVALAGPDHFGSTIDSGPSGARPMLPPETVPGPRGPVTATSAAASPN; encoded by the coding sequence GTGGATCTCGACGCGTACGTCGCCGAACACGACGCCGAGTGGCGTCGGCTGGAACACCTGTCGAGCAAACGTCGCCTCGCCGCATCAGAGGTCGACGAGCTCGTCACGCTCTACCAGCGATCGGCGACGCACCTGTCGGTGGTTCGCAGCCGCACCCCCGACCCCGCATTGATCGCCCGCCTGTCCCGGCTGGTGCTGGCCAGCCGCGCGGCGATCTCCCCGGGCCGCCGGATGGGGCTGGCCGACATCGGCCGCTTCTTCACCACCGGCTTCCCGCTGGCGGCCTATCGCGCCTGGCCATGGTGGTGCGCGGTGTCGACGGTCTTCACGGTGCTCAGTTTCTTCCTGATGTTCTACACAGCCGAACACCCGGAAGTGGCCCGCACCCTGATCGGCGACGCCGCGGCTCAGCGGCTGGTCGACACGGAATTCGCGGCCTACTACTCCGAATACTCGCCGCACACGTTCGCGTTCTCACTGTGGACACACAACGCCTGGCTCTCCGTGCAATGCCTGGCGTCGGGTGTGCTGATCGTGCCCGTTCTCTGGCTACTGTGGAACAACGCGCTCAACGTCGGCCTGAGCGGCGGCGTGATGATCCAATACGGCGAGGCCGAGCAGTTCTTCAGCCTGATCACCCCGCACGGTCTCCTGGAGCTGATGGGCGTCTACGTGGCGGCCGGGGTGGGCCTGCGCATCGCCGGGGCCTGGATCCGTCCGCCGCGCCACCTGACCCGGACGCGTTCGGTCGCCGCCGCGGGGCGCGAGGGTCTGCTCGTGGCCGTCGGCCTCGTCTTCCTGTTCGCGGTCTCGGGCGTGATCGAGGCGTTCGTGACACCGTCGCCGCTGCCGCCAGCCCTGAAGATTGTCATTGGGGCGGTTGCTTGGCTGGGGTTCCTGGCCTATGTGGTGGTGTTCGGCTCGGCCGCGCACCAGGCGGCCAAGGCGCGGGCGGCGGCTGAGGCGGAGGCGGCGCGGGCGGTGGCGCTGGCGGGTCCGGACCATTTCGGGAGCACGATCGACTCGGGTCCGTCGGGGGCACGACCGATGCTCCCGCCAGAGACCGTGCCGGGCCCGAGGGGGCCCGTCACTGCCACGTCCGCGGCGGCAAGCCCGAACTGA
- a CDS encoding RCC1 domain-containing protein, with protein MRARFIRRRQLAVVVVGALIALPSVFGTPSMAASTKSSAGQPTSQAEAWGTNAVGQLGIGTLGETATWPTAVTVAAPHTVRSVSAGFSHGLALLSNGTVKAWGSNEYGQLGDGTETSRPIPGSVAGLSDVKAVAAGGDFSVALLHDGTLRAWGFNFSGELGDGTTANRSLPVRVEGLPGRVTAIAAGANFVLALLANGTVVAWGDNFDGQLGQGQADSQPHPVPLAVRLPQRPTSIGAGAFHSLAVLADGSVRGWGLNVSGQLGIGDRVSPQPSPVAVVGLTGVRVKSVDGGFGHTLALLTNGRVKAWGSNEAGQLGDGTNTRQLVPVDVLGLSGVTAVSAGEDGSAASGHSLAITRGNVMAWGQNNRGQLGIGGSGSVNRAQAVTTGLQPTRSISGGLAFSLAS; from the coding sequence ATGCGAGCAAGGTTCATCCGGCGGCGACAACTTGCCGTCGTCGTGGTCGGGGCGCTGATCGCCCTGCCGAGTGTGTTCGGCACGCCATCGATGGCAGCATCAACCAAGAGCAGTGCTGGTCAGCCCACCAGCCAGGCCGAAGCCTGGGGAACCAACGCTGTGGGACAGCTCGGCATCGGGACGCTCGGGGAAACGGCGACGTGGCCGACGGCCGTGACGGTGGCGGCCCCGCATACCGTGCGTTCGGTCTCAGCAGGTTTCAGCCATGGCCTGGCACTGCTGTCCAACGGCACGGTCAAAGCGTGGGGATCCAACGAGTATGGACAGCTCGGCGACGGCACCGAAACCTCGCGGCCGATCCCTGGCAGCGTGGCAGGACTGAGCGACGTCAAAGCAGTCGCCGCCGGCGGCGATTTCAGCGTCGCTCTGCTGCACGACGGCACGCTCCGAGCGTGGGGCTTCAATTTCTCCGGCGAGCTGGGCGACGGAACCACAGCGAACCGGAGCCTTCCGGTTCGGGTGGAGGGGCTGCCCGGCCGGGTGACTGCGATCGCCGCCGGAGCGAACTTCGTTCTCGCGTTGCTGGCCAACGGCACCGTCGTGGCCTGGGGCGACAATTTTGATGGACAGCTCGGCCAGGGCCAAGCCGATAGCCAGCCGCACCCGGTCCCGCTCGCGGTGCGCCTGCCGCAGCGACCGACGAGCATCGGCGCGGGCGCGTTCCACAGCTTGGCGGTGTTGGCGGATGGTTCCGTCCGTGGTTGGGGCTTGAACGTTTCGGGTCAGTTGGGAATCGGTGACAGGGTCAGCCCGCAGCCCAGCCCGGTCGCCGTGGTCGGCCTGACCGGCGTACGCGTCAAGTCCGTAGACGGCGGATTCGGCCACACCCTGGCTCTGCTGACCAACGGCCGGGTCAAGGCTTGGGGCAGCAACGAGGCTGGCCAGCTGGGCGACGGCACGAACACGCGGCAGTTGGTCCCGGTTGACGTGCTCGGTCTGAGCGGGGTGACAGCTGTCTCCGCAGGTGAAGACGGCTCCGCCGCCAGCGGGCACAGCCTCGCGATCACCCGTGGCAACGTGATGGCGTGGGGCCAGAACAACAGGGGGCAACTCGGCATCGGGGGATCCGGGTCGGTCAACCGGGCTCAGGCGGTAACCACTGGCCTCCAACCGACGCGCTCGATCTCCGGCGGCCTCGCATTCAGCCTGGCCTCCTGA
- the efeB gene encoding iron uptake transporter deferrochelatase/peroxidase subunit, whose protein sequence is MAITRRQAMTLAGVGVAGIAGAAAGATAVLAADSEPAAPSSAASGAVPFYGDHQAGIITSAQDRLHFVAFDVITKDRDRLVTMLQDWSAAAARMTNGQDAGTIGAVNGIPEAPPDDTGEALDLPPAGLTLTVGFGPTLFRDATGVDRFGLAAKRPAALADLPKFPGDALQPEISGGDLCVQACANDPQVAVHAIRNLARIGMGVVSVRWSQLGFGRTSSTSRDQATPRNLFGFKDGTANLKAEDTALLDDYLWSRGADGQSWMDGGSYLVARKIRMIIETWDRTSLGEQEEIVGRAKGSGAPLGHQNEFDELDFAIKGPDGKPAIADVAHVKLAHHSQNGGVRILRRGYNFVDGSDGLGRLNAGLFFISFQRDPHKQFVPIQLQLARHDVMNEYIRHVSSALFACPPGVKDGGDFWGQALFA, encoded by the coding sequence ATGGCAATCACCCGTCGTCAGGCGATGACGCTCGCAGGTGTCGGCGTGGCCGGCATCGCGGGCGCCGCCGCCGGCGCGACGGCCGTGCTGGCCGCTGACTCGGAGCCCGCGGCTCCGTCGTCGGCGGCCAGTGGCGCTGTCCCGTTCTACGGCGACCACCAGGCAGGCATCATCACCTCGGCACAGGACCGGCTGCACTTCGTCGCGTTCGACGTCATCACCAAAGACCGCGACCGCTTGGTCACGATGTTGCAAGACTGGTCGGCGGCCGCGGCCCGGATGACCAACGGCCAGGACGCCGGCACGATCGGCGCGGTCAACGGCATCCCGGAGGCGCCGCCCGACGACACCGGCGAGGCGCTCGACCTGCCGCCGGCCGGCTTGACGCTGACCGTCGGCTTCGGCCCGACGCTGTTCCGCGACGCGACCGGCGTCGACCGCTTCGGCCTGGCCGCCAAGCGGCCGGCCGCACTGGCCGACCTCCCGAAGTTCCCCGGCGACGCGCTCCAGCCCGAGATCTCCGGCGGCGACCTGTGCGTGCAGGCGTGCGCCAACGACCCGCAGGTGGCTGTGCACGCGATCCGCAACCTGGCCCGGATCGGCATGGGCGTGGTCAGCGTGCGCTGGTCGCAACTCGGCTTCGGCCGCACTTCGTCGACGTCGCGCGACCAGGCCACGCCGCGCAACCTCTTCGGTTTCAAGGACGGCACGGCCAACCTGAAGGCCGAAGACACCGCGCTGCTCGATGACTATCTCTGGTCCCGCGGCGCCGACGGTCAGTCCTGGATGGACGGTGGTTCCTACCTGGTCGCCCGGAAGATCCGGATGATCATCGAGACCTGGGACCGCACCTCGCTCGGCGAGCAGGAGGAGATCGTCGGCCGGGCCAAGGGCAGTGGCGCGCCGCTCGGCCACCAGAACGAGTTCGACGAGTTGGACTTCGCCATCAAGGGCCCCGACGGCAAGCCCGCGATCGCCGACGTCGCCCACGTGAAGCTGGCACACCACAGCCAGAACGGTGGCGTACGCATCCTGCGCCGCGGCTACAACTTCGTCGACGGTTCCGACGGCTTGGGCCGGCTCAACGCGGGCCTGTTCTTCATCTCGTTCCAGCGCGACCCGCACAAGCAGTTCGTGCCGATCCAACTCCAGCTGGCACGCCACGACGTGATGAACGAATACATCCGGCACGTCTCCAGCGCCCTGTTCGCCTGCCCGCCGGGCGTCAAGGACGGCGGCGACTTCTGGGGCCAGGCGCTGTTCGCCTAG
- the efeO gene encoding iron uptake system protein EfeO, whose translation MRSRYLATVAVALLAGGLAACSSSDDSAGSGADAAGGPITVNASDTACEVGVTDVDAGTLQFKVTNKGGKVTEFYVYAAGDRVMGEVENIAPGLSRELHVELAAGTYETACKPGMIGKGIRNPLKVNGSAAPLTEDAALKDATDSYSRYVKSQTDALLTKTQEFVDAVKAGDIAKSKALFPVARTYWERIEPVAEIFGDLDPKIDGREEVVEEGMKFTGFHAIERDLWKTGDISKSGPMADELMVNVKEIVAKSQAEQLSPLQLANGAKELLDEVATGKITGEEDRYSHTDLWDFNANVEGSKAAIAALRPALEQRNGDLVKQLDTEFANVDAELAKHRNGDGWKFHNELSQADLKGLSDVINALAEPISKVAAVVAG comes from the coding sequence ATGCGCAGCAGATACCTCGCGACCGTCGCGGTCGCCCTGTTGGCTGGTGGCCTCGCCGCCTGCTCCAGCAGCGACGACTCCGCCGGCTCGGGCGCTGACGCCGCGGGCGGGCCGATCACGGTCAACGCCAGCGACACCGCCTGCGAGGTCGGGGTCACCGACGTCGACGCCGGCACTCTGCAATTCAAGGTCACCAACAAGGGTGGCAAGGTCACCGAGTTTTACGTGTACGCCGCCGGCGACCGCGTGATGGGCGAGGTCGAGAACATCGCGCCGGGGCTGAGCCGGGAGCTGCACGTCGAGCTGGCCGCCGGCACCTACGAGACGGCCTGCAAGCCCGGCATGATCGGCAAGGGCATCCGCAACCCGCTCAAGGTCAACGGCTCGGCCGCGCCGCTCACCGAGGACGCCGCCCTCAAGGACGCCACCGACAGCTACTCGCGCTACGTCAAGAGCCAGACCGACGCGCTGCTGACCAAGACCCAGGAGTTCGTCGACGCGGTCAAGGCCGGCGACATCGCGAAGTCCAAGGCGCTGTTCCCGGTCGCCCGCACCTACTGGGAGCGGATCGAGCCGGTGGCCGAGATCTTCGGTGACCTCGACCCGAAGATCGACGGTCGCGAAGAGGTCGTCGAAGAGGGCATGAAGTTCACCGGGTTCCACGCGATCGAGCGCGATCTGTGGAAGACCGGCGACATCTCCAAGTCGGGCCCGATGGCCGACGAGCTGATGGTCAACGTCAAGGAGATCGTCGCCAAGTCGCAGGCCGAGCAGCTCTCGCCGCTCCAGCTCGCCAACGGCGCCAAGGAGCTCCTCGACGAGGTCGCCACCGGCAAGATCACCGGTGAGGAAGACCGCTACTCGCACACCGACCTGTGGGACTTCAACGCCAACGTCGAAGGCTCCAAAGCCGCGATCGCCGCGCTCCGGCCGGCGCTCGAGCAGCGCAACGGCGACCTGGTCAAGCAGCTCGACACCGAGTTCGCCAACGTCGACGCGGAGCTGGCGAAGCACCGCAACGGCGACGGCTGGAAATTCCACAACGAACTGTCGCAGGCCGACCTGAAGGGGCTCTCCGACGTGATCAACGCGCTGGCCGAGCCGATCAGCAAGGTCGCCGCGGTGGTGGCGGGGTAG
- the efeU gene encoding iron uptake transporter permease EfeU has protein sequence MFATYLIGLREGLEATLVVSILVAFLVKSQRKDRLVQVWAGVALAVVLSVLFGWMLTYTSTTLLADYKDRELFEAITSLAAVVFVTWMIFWMRKAARSIAGELRTRLTDALAVGSIAVAVMAFLAVVREGLETALIFYSAVQGVRTDGGPLYSLIGGVASAIVIGILLYGTAVRINLGKFFTWTGALLILVAAGILKYAVHDFQESGVLPGLNTLAFDISGTLDPSSWYGSVLAGMFNITPAPTVLETIAWVAYGIPVLAIFLRPAKRKPAPAAAPVETTTTPASTTQKS, from the coding sequence ATGTTCGCCACCTACCTGATCGGCCTGCGCGAAGGCCTGGAAGCGACCCTCGTGGTCAGCATCCTCGTTGCCTTCCTCGTCAAGTCGCAGCGCAAGGACCGGCTGGTCCAGGTCTGGGCCGGCGTCGCGCTCGCGGTCGTCCTGTCCGTCCTCTTCGGCTGGATGCTCACCTACACGAGCACCACGCTGCTTGCCGACTACAAAGACCGCGAGCTGTTCGAGGCGATCACCTCGCTCGCCGCGGTCGTGTTCGTCACCTGGATGATTTTCTGGATGCGCAAAGCCGCCCGCTCGATCGCCGGCGAGTTGCGCACCAGGCTCACCGACGCGCTCGCGGTCGGCTCGATCGCTGTCGCGGTGATGGCCTTTCTCGCCGTCGTGCGCGAAGGGCTGGAGACCGCGCTCATCTTCTACTCCGCGGTCCAGGGCGTGCGGACCGACGGCGGCCCGCTCTACTCGCTGATCGGCGGTGTCGCGTCCGCCATCGTGATCGGCATCCTGCTCTACGGCACGGCGGTGCGGATCAACCTCGGCAAGTTCTTCACCTGGACCGGCGCGCTGCTGATCCTGGTCGCCGCCGGCATCCTCAAATACGCCGTGCACGACTTCCAGGAATCCGGCGTGCTGCCGGGCCTCAACACGCTCGCGTTCGACATCAGCGGCACGCTCGACCCCAGTTCCTGGTACGGCAGCGTGCTCGCCGGAATGTTCAACATCACCCCGGCGCCGACGGTGCTGGAAACGATCGCCTGGGTCGCGTACGGCATCCCGGTCCTGGCGATTTTCCTTCGCCCGGCCAAGCGCAAGCCGGCGCCCGCCGCGGCACCCGTTGAAACAACCACCACCCCTGCGTCCACCACGCAGAAGTCCTGA